The following proteins come from a genomic window of Anguilla rostrata isolate EN2019 chromosome 17, ASM1855537v3, whole genome shotgun sequence:
- the LOC135243714 gene encoding dexamethasone-induced Ras-related protein 1-like — protein sequence MIKKMTPSENEFDIPAKNCYRMVILGSTKVGKTAIISRFLNERFDDQYTPTIEDFHRKFYSIRGDVYQLDILDTSGNHPFPAMRRLSILTGDVFILVFSLDNRDSFQEVQRLKQQIFETKSCLKNKTKENVDVPLVICGNKGDREFYREVQEDEIQQLVAGDDQCAYFEISAKRNTNVDRMFQTLFTMAKLPNEMSPDLHRKVSVQYSDMLHRKSFRSKKLKDGDAYGIVAPFARRPSVHSDLMYIREKAIGGGQAKDKERCVIC from the exons ATGATCAAGAAAATGACGCCTTCGGAGAACGAGTTCGACATCCCAGCAAAAAACTGTTACAGGATGGTAATTCTGGGTTCAACCAAAGTCGGTAAAACGGCGATCATCTCCCGGTTCCTGAACGAAAGGTTCGACGACCAGTACACACCGACCATTGAAGACTTCCACAGGAAATTCTACAGCATCAGGGGAGACGTTTACCAATTGGACATTCTGGACACTTCTGGAAATCACCCTTTCCCTGCAATGAGGAGGCTGTCCATTCTAACAG GTGATGTCTTTATCCTGGTATTCAGCCTGGACAACAGAGACTCCTTCCAGGAGGTCCAGCGTCTGAAGCAACAGATCTTCGAGACCAAATCCTGCCTGAAAAACAAGACCAAAGAGAACGTAGACGTTCCCTTGGTGATCTGTGGAAACAAAGGCGACCGTGAGTTCTACAGAGAGGTCCAAGAGGATGAGATCCAGCAGCTAGTGGCAGGCGACGACCAGTGCGCCTACTTCGAGATCTCGGCGAAAAGGAACACTAACGTGGACCGCATGTTTCAGACACTTTTCACCATGGCGAAACTGCCGAACGAAATGAGCCCAGACTTGCACCGGAAAGTTTCGGTGCAGTACTCCGACATGCTGCACAGAAAGTCTTTCAGAAGCAAGAAGCTTAAAGACGGAGATGCATACGGCATCGTTGCGCCGTTCGCCAGGCGTCCAAGCGTGCACAGTGACTTGATGTACATAAGAGAAAAGGCCATCGGCGGTGGCCAGGCGAAAGATAAAGAGCGCTGTGTCATCTGCTAA